Proteins encoded within one genomic window of Babesia bigemina genome assembly Bbig001, chromosome : IV:
- a CDS encoding membrane protein, putative: MMKSISSDDFSLTRNGDYVAWFDNEMPLSKLPFWSTLLASCFGCVIGTICSLIVNCALVEVSTSPFFTLYFAFTFIVIGIVILWRLNISTAEVDGKQRQFLRYFGLMSWFTHFPFVLKVAIYTLLGISISFALTFTIVDLVNYFISMFETSVARPLVESKSQVLVILVIACTMGAVFGFMFGFMKVEDEAEYHIKLALAKEESYTWPVGAVLGTLAGFCNNYLRHQEFWRFNRDNAYNVEI; the protein is encoded by the exons ATGATGAAATCTATAAGTTCCGACGACTTCAGCCTCACCAGAAATGGCGACTACGTGGCGTGGTTCGACAACGAGATGCCGTTGTCGAAATTGCCCTTTTGGAGCACGCTTTTGGCTTCGTGCTTCGGCTGCGTTATCGGCACAATATGCTCGCTCATCGTGAACTGCGCCTTGGTTGAGGTGTCTACCTCGCCGTTCTTCACTCTG TACTTCGCGTTCACCTTCATCGTTATCGGTATCGTGATTCTCTGGCGTCTGAACATCTCGACGGCGGAGGTTGACGGTAAGCAGCGTCAGTTTCTCCGCTACTTCGGACTGATG AGCTGGTTTACGCATTTCCCGTTTGTGCTCAAGGTGGCGATATACACGCTGCTGGGCATTTCGATCTCCTTTGCCCTGACGTTCACCATCGTCGACCTCGTCAACTACTTCATCTCCATGTTCGAGACTTCCGTCGCACGTCCGTTGGTCGAGTCGAAATCGCAG GTTCTGGTTATTTTGGTGATCGCCTGCACCATGGGTGCGGTGTTCGGGTTCATGTTCGGTTTCATGAAGGTTGAGGACGAAGCCGAGTATCACATCAAGCTTGCCTTGGCGAAGGAGGAATCTTACACGTGGCCCGTTGGCGCCGTCCTGGGCACCCTG GCCGGGTTTTGCAACAACTACCTGCGCCACCAAGAGTTCTGGAGGTTCAACCGTGACAACGCGTACAACGTGGAGATTTGA
- a CDS encoding peptidyl-prolyl cis-trans isomerase, cyclophilin-type, putative, which yields MRSTLLLPVDLLCFAARKVGGLSWGTKALLGAVGCATYYNKRRSAVTVHENSSLSEDAITDYVYFDLAADRRYLGRILIGLYGHHQPLTCENFVQMCKGYDVGGRRIGFLNSKVDQVFPRNGIIFGQLFHPGGPLSSCTIYGRTMPEESFELPFMQEGDVAMLSTSDQVGMTSRFLITLVGNPCLGRRPVVLGTVVKGMKLIRSLGNEQLDEGVPKRDLRIIGCGLYRGPEDGPKSFFVRGASALASPT from the exons ATGCGTAGTACTCTCCTCCTGCCAGTCGACCTTCTGTGTTTCGCCGCGCGCAAGGTCGGCGGCTTGTCTTGGGGCACTAAGGCGCTATTG GGAGCCGTGGGCTGCGCAACCTACTACAACAAGCGTCGCAGTGCAGTGACCGTGCACGAGAACTCGTCGTTGTCGGAGGATGCCATTACGGATTACGTGTACTTCGACCTAGCGGCCGACCGCCGGTACCTTGGCCGCATCCTCATCGGCCTCTACGGACACCACCAGCCGCTTACGTGCGAGAACTTCGTGCAGATGTGCAAGGGGTACGATGTGGGCGGACGCCGCATCGGGTTCCTAAATTCCAAGGTGGACCAGGTCTTTCCCCGCAATGGCATCATTTTCGGGCAGCTGTTCCACCCCGGCGGCCCCTTGAGCTCATGCACCATCTACGGACGCACCATGCCCGAGGAGAGTTTTGAGCTGCCGTTTATGCAGGAGGGCGATGTTGCGATGCTATCCACCAGCGACCAGGTGGGGATGACATCGAGGTTCCTAATAACGCTGGTGGGCAACCCCTGCCTGGGCCGGCGGCCCGTCGTCCTGGGCACGGTCGTCAAAGGGATGAAGCTGATTCGTTCCTTGGGTaacgagcagctggacgaagGCGTGCCCAAGCGCGATTTGCG CATCATCGGGTGCGGGCTGTATCGAGGCCCCGAGGACGGCCCCAAAAGCTTCTTTGTCAGAGGAGCAAGCGCcttagcatcacctacgtGA
- a CDS encoding antioxidant, AhpC/TSA family, putative — translation MPSFKSSAVVDGSVKDFDAAEHFRGSYGLMVFYPLDFTFVCPSELLGFSERISEFEERGIKVVGVSVDSPFSHLAWSQMDLKQGGVQGVKFPLVSDLSRSISKSFGMLRPEGFAQRASVLIDKAGKVRHVAVFDLGIGRSVDETLRVFDAIKFSDESGHVCPANWRKGAAAMAPTAESTGEYLAKTFEKA, via the coding sequence ATGCCCAGTTTCAAATCTTCCGCCGTTGTCGACGGTTCCGTGAAGGACTTCGACGCTGCGGAGCACTTCCGCGGCTCCTACGGCCTGATGGTCTTCTACCCGCTCGACTTCACCTTCGTGTGCCCTTCCGAGCTTCTGGGTTTTTCGGAGCGCATCTCCGAGTTCGAGGAGCGCGGCATCAAGGTGGTCGGCGTTTCAGTGGACTCCCCCTTTTCCCACCTGGCGTGGAGCCAGATGGATCTGAAGCAAGGCGGCGTTCAAGGCGTAAAGTTCCCTTTGGTTTCCGACCTGTCGCGCTCCATCTCTAAGAGCTTCGGCATGCTGCGCCCCGAGGGATTCGCTCAGAGGGCATCGGTTCTGATAGACAAAGCTGGAAAGGTGCGCCATGTCGCAGTCTTCGATTTGGGCATCGGCCGCTCGGTGGACGAGACCCTGCGCGTGTTCGACGCCATCAAGTTCTCCGACGAATCCGGCCACGTCTGCCCGGCCAACTGGAGGAAGGGTGCCGCCGCCATGGCCCCGACCGCCGAATCCACGGGCGAATACCTTGCCAAAACGTTCGAAAAGGCTTAA